The Anopheles merus strain MAF chromosome 2L, AmerM5.1, whole genome shotgun sequence genome has a segment encoding these proteins:
- the LOC121594712 gene encoding DNA replication ATP-dependent helicase/nuclease DNA2 isoform X2 produces the protein MKRRCSSNNESPKIDAGLEEKHWKLNVSNVVTAVETASKDCSDNDNNVCSLINWDEEWDDMHCNTVHQHFTLDLTTWKRCSILTIEQLENGTIKVSLQDSHSEEKAICQLFPPWNMIQCISQGLIVSVLAMKVSPSSSHFVVNADFGFFVTDPDRLVSGTTVVGSLFCHRRGVLQELFRMSESENTQMVIGTVVHYIFQQCLLDKSCKVLTHVETIARKVMKTKKVISSLYEVNLSTKEAFSLLGPYLNEIETFLNKYFHHSSIQTDTETIAICDVNDIEENIWCHHLGVKGRIDATVSVSRDATKKTFEIMPLELKTGRASYSFEHLGQLALYQMMMNLVGHEVDAGLLLYLKEGKCSRVTANRNMKRDLIILRNEVARSLSKWMVKDDLTQNGSFAMKPILPDPINNERACAKCPYNTVCITLLKSEREGTLTNCGLSILAEEACGHLRTKDVDYFIQWSGLIYLETHDETLQSHNVQNIWNSSPKERAETGRCIYGLILVSPVRIVDDLYFHTFKLEAASSKLPKALDNFQVGDYIICSTSKRIAVASGYIISHASNEIVVSIERDLSTNYGAETFILDQNNLYKSTFNLSNLALLLYNDDRCSQYRRIIIDREKPTFSDGFLSKSMIPKAKEILKKLNRHQKNAALKAAATKSYCLLKGLPGTGKTQTIVGLIRLLSLLGHSILLTSNTHSAVDNVLKRLLPFQDLKFIRLGSIDRIDPAVASSAEAIVTEHCDSPEKLSEKIVGVTCQGTDHPLINKRIFDFCIVDEATQVFQPSLIRPLLRSKRFLLVGDPEQLPPVIKSVEARSLGASESMFHRLDQEGSFYILPTQYRMNRVLTKLANEFAYNGKLICGNDIVENNTINLPKLENIRRIYEVERWLMKMISNQIDLSVVLVDTGNTYQMNLNYRKLNEISISITDDLSKNVTNCTNVSEIAIVVYVSWAFLQAGVEPESIGILAPFRAQVELIRKHLKKLFQKQKISHHSSCSNHNLIYTKENVEQLNYICNIEVNTIDQFQGKDKKIILFSCTKSSNLSDDTWINKGKEQSSHGYGILSDKSRLTVAITRAKEKLIIIGDRLTLNSYAPFKKLFNVASKTSNISLREKKDGFEWNALLEFLISLSD, from the exons ATGAAAAGGAGATGTTCCTCAAACAACGAATCTCCCAAAATTGATGCGGGATTAGAGGAGAAGCACTGGAAATTAAACGTTTCTAATGTCGTTACCGCTGTCGAAACGGCATCGAAAGATTGTTCTGATAACGATAATAATGTCTGTTCTCTTATAAATTGGGATGAAGAATGGGACGATATGCACTGTAACACTGTACATCAG cACTTCACCTTAGACCTAACTACATGGAAAAGATGCAGTATCTTGACAATTGAACAACTTGAGAATGGAACCATTAAAGTATCATTGCAAGATTCTCATTCCGAAGAAAAAGCTATTTGTCAGCTTTTTCCTCCTTG GAATATGATTCAATGCATCTCTCAGGGCTTGATAGTATCAGTGTTGGCCATGAAAGTTAGTCCATCATCAAGCCATTTTGTAGTCAACGCAGATTTCGGATTTTTTGTCACGGATCCTGATAGACTCGTTTCAGGCACTACTGTAGTGGGATCATTATTCTGTCATCGGCGCGGAGTCTTACAGGAGCTGTTTCGTATGTCGGAATCGGAGAACACACAG ATGGTTATTGGAACCGTGGTGCATTACATTTTCCAACAGTGCCTTTTGGACAAGTCTTGTAAAGTACTAACTCATGTAGAAACTATTGCAAGAAAAGTTATGAAGACTAAAAAGGTTATTTCATCTCTTTATGAAGTTAACTTAAGCACGAAGGAAGCGTTCAGCTTACTGGGTCCATATCTTAATGAAATCGAGACGTTCTTAAACAAATACTTTCATCACAGTTCTATACAAACTGATACTGAAACAATTGCCATCTGTGATGTTAATGATATCGAGGAAAATATTTGGTGCCATCATTTGGGAGTTAAAGGCAGAATTGATGCAACAGTTTCCGTATCAAGAGATGCGACAAAGAAAACGTTTGAAATTATGCCTTTAGAATTGAAAACAGGTCGAGCTAGTTATTCATTTGAACACCTTGGCCAGCTGGCGTTGTATCAAATGATGATGAATCTTGTTGGACATGAGGTAGACGCTGGATTACTCCTGTACTTGAAAGAGGGAAAATGTAGTCGTGTAACTGCAAATCGCAACATGAAGCGCGATTTGATCATTCTGCGAAATGAAGTTGCACGGTCCCTAAGCAAATGGATGGTAAAAGATGATTTAACTCAAAATGGATCGTTTGCGATGAAGCCTATATTACCAGACCCTATCAATAACGAACGAGCTTGTGCCAAATGTCCATATAACACAGTTTGCATAACATTGTTGAAAAGCGAACGTGAAGGCACCTTAACAAATTGTGGATTGTCAATACTTGCAGAAGAAGCATGTGGCCATCTAAGAACTAAAGACGTCGATTACTTCATTCAATGGTCCGGTCTTATATACTTGGAAACTCATGACGAGACACTACAAT CGCACAACGTACAAAACATCTGGAATTCATCCCCAAAGGAACGTGCAGAAACAGGAAGATGCATTTATGGGCTGATTTTAGTCTCTCCTGTGCGTATCGTGGATGACTTATATTTTCATACTTTCAAATTAGAAGCAGCAAGTAGCAAATTACCTAAAGCTTTGGATAATTTTCAAGTTGGTGACTATATTATTTGTAGTACTTCTAAACGGATTGCCGTAGCTTCTGGATACATAATTAGTCATGCTAGTAACGAAATTGTTGTCTCTATTGAACGGGATTTGTCCACTAATTATGGAGCTGAAACCTTTATATTAGATCAAAATAATCTCTATAAATCCACATTTAATTTATCCAACTTAGCATTGCTTCTCTATAACGATGACCGTTGCTCGCAGTATCGCAG GATTATTATTGATCGTGAAAAGCCAACATTCTCAGATGGATTTCTCTCAAAATCTATGATTCCAAAGGCCAAGGAAATCCTGAAAAAGTTGAACCGTCATCAGAAAAACGCAGCCCTTAAGGCCGCTGCTACAAAATCCTACTGCTTATTAAAGGGTTTACCTGGAACTGGGAAAACTCAAACAATTGTTGGATTGATCAGATTGTTATCGCTCTTAGGCCATTCTATACTACTGACTAGTAATACACATTCTGCTGTTGATAATGTACTGAAGCGCCTATTGCCTTTTCAAGATCTAAAGTTTATTCGACTTGGATCAATAGATCGTATCGATCCAGCTGTAGCATCATCTGCAGAAGCTATTGTAACTGAGCATTGCGATTCTCCGGAAAAACTGAGTGAA aAAATTGTTGGAGTAACGTGCCAAGGAACCGATCATCCGCTGATTAATAAACGCATCTTTGACTTTTGTATTGTGGATGAAGCGACTCAAGTTTTTCAACCTAGCCTCATTCGACCATTGTTACGTAGCAAACGATTTCTATTAGTAGGCGATCCAGAACAACTGCCTCCTGTGATCAAATCTGTTGAAGCACG CTCCCTCGGCGCATCTGAAAGTATGTTTCACAGATTGGACCAAGAAGGTTCCTTTTACATACTTCCAACACAGTATCGAATGAATCGTGTCTTGACAAAATTGGCTAACGAGTTTGCTTATAACGGTAAATTAATATGTGGAAATGATATTGTGGAAAATAACACCATTAACCTTCCGAAGCTGGAAAATATACGTAGGATATATGAAGTAGAAAGGTGGCTAATGAAAATGATATCCAATCAAATTGACTTATCAGTAGTCTTAGTGGACACTGGTAACACATATCAAATGAACCTAAACTAtagaaaattgaatgaaatatCGATTAGCATCACAGATGATCTAAGTAAAAACGTAACGAACTGCACAAACGTTTCGGAAATAGCCATTGTCGTATACGTTAGTTGGGCTTTCCTTCAAGCTGGCGTTGAACCTGAATCAATAGGTATTCTTGCACCATTTCGAGCACAGGTGGAATTAATACGAAAACACCTGAagaaattatttcaaaaacaaaaaatctctcATCACTCTTCATGTTCAAATCATAACCTAATATATACGAAGGAAAATGTTGAGCAATTGAATTACATTTGCAATATTGAAGTCAACACTATAGATCAATTTCAAGGAAAGGATAAAAAG ATAATACTATTTTCGTGcacaaaatcatcaaattTATCAGATGATACCTGGATTAACAAAGGAAAAGAACAGAGCTCTCACGGTTACGGAATATTAAGCGATAAAAGCCGATTGACTGTTGCAATTACAAGAGCCAAGGAGAAACTTATCATTATAGGCGATCGATTGACCCTGAATTCGTATGCTCCGTTCAAAAAGTTGTTTAATGTGGCGAGCAAAACCAGTAACATCAGCCTTCGTGAAAAAAAGGATGGATTTGAGTGGAATGCTCTTCTTGAATTTCTTATTTCCTTGTCAGACTAG
- the LOC121594712 gene encoding DNA replication ATP-dependent helicase/nuclease DNA2 isoform X1: protein MKRRCSSNNESPKIDAGLEEKHWKLNVSNVVTAVETASKDCSDNDNNVCSLINWDEEWDDMHCNTVHQHFTLDLTTWKRCSILTIEQLENGTIKVSLQDSHSEEKAICQLFPPWNMIQCISQGLIVSVLAMKVSPSSSHFVVNADFGFFVTDPDRLVSGTTVVGSLFCHRRGVLQELFRMSESENTQMVIGTVVHYIFQQCLLDKSCKVLTHVETIARKVMKTKKVISSLYEVNLSTKEAFSLLGPYLNEIETFLNKYFHHSSIQTDTETIAICDVNDIEENIWCHHLGVKGRIDATVSVSRDATKKTFEIMPLELKTGRASYSFEHLGQLALYQMMMNLVGHEVDAGLLLYLKEGKCSRVTANRNMKRDLIILRNEVARSLSKWMVKDDLTQNGSFAMKPILPDPINNERACAKCPYNTVCITLLKSEREGTLTNCGLSILAEEACGHLRTKDVDYFIQWSGLIYLETHDETLQSHNVQNIWNSSPKERAETGRCIYGLILVSPVRIVDDLYFHTFKLEAASSKLPKALDNFQVGDYIICSTSKRIAVASGYIISHASNEIVVSIERDLSTNYGAETFILDQNNLYKSTFNLSNLALLLYNDDRCSQYRRIIIDREKPTFSDGFLSKSMIPKAKEILKKLNRHQKNAALKAAATKSYCLLKGLPGTGKTQTIVGLIRLLSLLGHSILLTSNTHSAVDNVLKRLLPFQDLKFIRLGSIDRIDPAVASSAEAIVTEHCDSPEKLSEVYEQYKIVGVTCQGTDHPLINKRIFDFCIVDEATQVFQPSLIRPLLRSKRFLLVGDPEQLPPVIKSVEARSLGASESMFHRLDQEGSFYILPTQYRMNRVLTKLANEFAYNGKLICGNDIVENNTINLPKLENIRRIYEVERWLMKMISNQIDLSVVLVDTGNTYQMNLNYRKLNEISISITDDLSKNVTNCTNVSEIAIVVYVSWAFLQAGVEPESIGILAPFRAQVELIRKHLKKLFQKQKISHHSSCSNHNLIYTKENVEQLNYICNIEVNTIDQFQGKDKKIILFSCTKSSNLSDDTWINKGKEQSSHGYGILSDKSRLTVAITRAKEKLIIIGDRLTLNSYAPFKKLFNVASKTSNISLREKKDGFEWNALLEFLISLSD, encoded by the exons ATGAAAAGGAGATGTTCCTCAAACAACGAATCTCCCAAAATTGATGCGGGATTAGAGGAGAAGCACTGGAAATTAAACGTTTCTAATGTCGTTACCGCTGTCGAAACGGCATCGAAAGATTGTTCTGATAACGATAATAATGTCTGTTCTCTTATAAATTGGGATGAAGAATGGGACGATATGCACTGTAACACTGTACATCAG cACTTCACCTTAGACCTAACTACATGGAAAAGATGCAGTATCTTGACAATTGAACAACTTGAGAATGGAACCATTAAAGTATCATTGCAAGATTCTCATTCCGAAGAAAAAGCTATTTGTCAGCTTTTTCCTCCTTG GAATATGATTCAATGCATCTCTCAGGGCTTGATAGTATCAGTGTTGGCCATGAAAGTTAGTCCATCATCAAGCCATTTTGTAGTCAACGCAGATTTCGGATTTTTTGTCACGGATCCTGATAGACTCGTTTCAGGCACTACTGTAGTGGGATCATTATTCTGTCATCGGCGCGGAGTCTTACAGGAGCTGTTTCGTATGTCGGAATCGGAGAACACACAG ATGGTTATTGGAACCGTGGTGCATTACATTTTCCAACAGTGCCTTTTGGACAAGTCTTGTAAAGTACTAACTCATGTAGAAACTATTGCAAGAAAAGTTATGAAGACTAAAAAGGTTATTTCATCTCTTTATGAAGTTAACTTAAGCACGAAGGAAGCGTTCAGCTTACTGGGTCCATATCTTAATGAAATCGAGACGTTCTTAAACAAATACTTTCATCACAGTTCTATACAAACTGATACTGAAACAATTGCCATCTGTGATGTTAATGATATCGAGGAAAATATTTGGTGCCATCATTTGGGAGTTAAAGGCAGAATTGATGCAACAGTTTCCGTATCAAGAGATGCGACAAAGAAAACGTTTGAAATTATGCCTTTAGAATTGAAAACAGGTCGAGCTAGTTATTCATTTGAACACCTTGGCCAGCTGGCGTTGTATCAAATGATGATGAATCTTGTTGGACATGAGGTAGACGCTGGATTACTCCTGTACTTGAAAGAGGGAAAATGTAGTCGTGTAACTGCAAATCGCAACATGAAGCGCGATTTGATCATTCTGCGAAATGAAGTTGCACGGTCCCTAAGCAAATGGATGGTAAAAGATGATTTAACTCAAAATGGATCGTTTGCGATGAAGCCTATATTACCAGACCCTATCAATAACGAACGAGCTTGTGCCAAATGTCCATATAACACAGTTTGCATAACATTGTTGAAAAGCGAACGTGAAGGCACCTTAACAAATTGTGGATTGTCAATACTTGCAGAAGAAGCATGTGGCCATCTAAGAACTAAAGACGTCGATTACTTCATTCAATGGTCCGGTCTTATATACTTGGAAACTCATGACGAGACACTACAAT CGCACAACGTACAAAACATCTGGAATTCATCCCCAAAGGAACGTGCAGAAACAGGAAGATGCATTTATGGGCTGATTTTAGTCTCTCCTGTGCGTATCGTGGATGACTTATATTTTCATACTTTCAAATTAGAAGCAGCAAGTAGCAAATTACCTAAAGCTTTGGATAATTTTCAAGTTGGTGACTATATTATTTGTAGTACTTCTAAACGGATTGCCGTAGCTTCTGGATACATAATTAGTCATGCTAGTAACGAAATTGTTGTCTCTATTGAACGGGATTTGTCCACTAATTATGGAGCTGAAACCTTTATATTAGATCAAAATAATCTCTATAAATCCACATTTAATTTATCCAACTTAGCATTGCTTCTCTATAACGATGACCGTTGCTCGCAGTATCGCAG GATTATTATTGATCGTGAAAAGCCAACATTCTCAGATGGATTTCTCTCAAAATCTATGATTCCAAAGGCCAAGGAAATCCTGAAAAAGTTGAACCGTCATCAGAAAAACGCAGCCCTTAAGGCCGCTGCTACAAAATCCTACTGCTTATTAAAGGGTTTACCTGGAACTGGGAAAACTCAAACAATTGTTGGATTGATCAGATTGTTATCGCTCTTAGGCCATTCTATACTACTGACTAGTAATACACATTCTGCTGTTGATAATGTACTGAAGCGCCTATTGCCTTTTCAAGATCTAAAGTTTATTCGACTTGGATCAATAGATCGTATCGATCCAGCTGTAGCATCATCTGCAGAAGCTATTGTAACTGAGCATTGCGATTCTCCGGAAAAACTGAGTGAAGTATATGAACAATAC aAAATTGTTGGAGTAACGTGCCAAGGAACCGATCATCCGCTGATTAATAAACGCATCTTTGACTTTTGTATTGTGGATGAAGCGACTCAAGTTTTTCAACCTAGCCTCATTCGACCATTGTTACGTAGCAAACGATTTCTATTAGTAGGCGATCCAGAACAACTGCCTCCTGTGATCAAATCTGTTGAAGCACG CTCCCTCGGCGCATCTGAAAGTATGTTTCACAGATTGGACCAAGAAGGTTCCTTTTACATACTTCCAACACAGTATCGAATGAATCGTGTCTTGACAAAATTGGCTAACGAGTTTGCTTATAACGGTAAATTAATATGTGGAAATGATATTGTGGAAAATAACACCATTAACCTTCCGAAGCTGGAAAATATACGTAGGATATATGAAGTAGAAAGGTGGCTAATGAAAATGATATCCAATCAAATTGACTTATCAGTAGTCTTAGTGGACACTGGTAACACATATCAAATGAACCTAAACTAtagaaaattgaatgaaatatCGATTAGCATCACAGATGATCTAAGTAAAAACGTAACGAACTGCACAAACGTTTCGGAAATAGCCATTGTCGTATACGTTAGTTGGGCTTTCCTTCAAGCTGGCGTTGAACCTGAATCAATAGGTATTCTTGCACCATTTCGAGCACAGGTGGAATTAATACGAAAACACCTGAagaaattatttcaaaaacaaaaaatctctcATCACTCTTCATGTTCAAATCATAACCTAATATATACGAAGGAAAATGTTGAGCAATTGAATTACATTTGCAATATTGAAGTCAACACTATAGATCAATTTCAAGGAAAGGATAAAAAG ATAATACTATTTTCGTGcacaaaatcatcaaattTATCAGATGATACCTGGATTAACAAAGGAAAAGAACAGAGCTCTCACGGTTACGGAATATTAAGCGATAAAAGCCGATTGACTGTTGCAATTACAAGAGCCAAGGAGAAACTTATCATTATAGGCGATCGATTGACCCTGAATTCGTATGCTCCGTTCAAAAAGTTGTTTAATGTGGCGAGCAAAACCAGTAACATCAGCCTTCGTGAAAAAAAGGATGGATTTGAGTGGAATGCTCTTCTTGAATTTCTTATTTCCTTGTCAGACTAG
- the LOC121594712 gene encoding DNA replication ATP-dependent helicase/nuclease DNA2 isoform X3, translating into MKVSPSSSHFVVNADFGFFVTDPDRLVSGTTVVGSLFCHRRGVLQELFRMSESENTQMVIGTVVHYIFQQCLLDKSCKVLTHVETIARKVMKTKKVISSLYEVNLSTKEAFSLLGPYLNEIETFLNKYFHHSSIQTDTETIAICDVNDIEENIWCHHLGVKGRIDATVSVSRDATKKTFEIMPLELKTGRASYSFEHLGQLALYQMMMNLVGHEVDAGLLLYLKEGKCSRVTANRNMKRDLIILRNEVARSLSKWMVKDDLTQNGSFAMKPILPDPINNERACAKCPYNTVCITLLKSEREGTLTNCGLSILAEEACGHLRTKDVDYFIQWSGLIYLETHDETLQSHNVQNIWNSSPKERAETGRCIYGLILVSPVRIVDDLYFHTFKLEAASSKLPKALDNFQVGDYIICSTSKRIAVASGYIISHASNEIVVSIERDLSTNYGAETFILDQNNLYKSTFNLSNLALLLYNDDRCSQYRRIIIDREKPTFSDGFLSKSMIPKAKEILKKLNRHQKNAALKAAATKSYCLLKGLPGTGKTQTIVGLIRLLSLLGHSILLTSNTHSAVDNVLKRLLPFQDLKFIRLGSIDRIDPAVASSAEAIVTEHCDSPEKLSEVYEQYKIVGVTCQGTDHPLINKRIFDFCIVDEATQVFQPSLIRPLLRSKRFLLVGDPEQLPPVIKSVEARSLGASESMFHRLDQEGSFYILPTQYRMNRVLTKLANEFAYNGKLICGNDIVENNTINLPKLENIRRIYEVERWLMKMISNQIDLSVVLVDTGNTYQMNLNYRKLNEISISITDDLSKNVTNCTNVSEIAIVVYVSWAFLQAGVEPESIGILAPFRAQVELIRKHLKKLFQKQKISHHSSCSNHNLIYTKENVEQLNYICNIEVNTIDQFQGKDKKIILFSCTKSSNLSDDTWINKGKEQSSHGYGILSDKSRLTVAITRAKEKLIIIGDRLTLNSYAPFKKLFNVASKTSNISLREKKDGFEWNALLEFLISLSD; encoded by the exons ATGAAAGTTAGTCCATCATCAAGCCATTTTGTAGTCAACGCAGATTTCGGATTTTTTGTCACGGATCCTGATAGACTCGTTTCAGGCACTACTGTAGTGGGATCATTATTCTGTCATCGGCGCGGAGTCTTACAGGAGCTGTTTCGTATGTCGGAATCGGAGAACACACAG ATGGTTATTGGAACCGTGGTGCATTACATTTTCCAACAGTGCCTTTTGGACAAGTCTTGTAAAGTACTAACTCATGTAGAAACTATTGCAAGAAAAGTTATGAAGACTAAAAAGGTTATTTCATCTCTTTATGAAGTTAACTTAAGCACGAAGGAAGCGTTCAGCTTACTGGGTCCATATCTTAATGAAATCGAGACGTTCTTAAACAAATACTTTCATCACAGTTCTATACAAACTGATACTGAAACAATTGCCATCTGTGATGTTAATGATATCGAGGAAAATATTTGGTGCCATCATTTGGGAGTTAAAGGCAGAATTGATGCAACAGTTTCCGTATCAAGAGATGCGACAAAGAAAACGTTTGAAATTATGCCTTTAGAATTGAAAACAGGTCGAGCTAGTTATTCATTTGAACACCTTGGCCAGCTGGCGTTGTATCAAATGATGATGAATCTTGTTGGACATGAGGTAGACGCTGGATTACTCCTGTACTTGAAAGAGGGAAAATGTAGTCGTGTAACTGCAAATCGCAACATGAAGCGCGATTTGATCATTCTGCGAAATGAAGTTGCACGGTCCCTAAGCAAATGGATGGTAAAAGATGATTTAACTCAAAATGGATCGTTTGCGATGAAGCCTATATTACCAGACCCTATCAATAACGAACGAGCTTGTGCCAAATGTCCATATAACACAGTTTGCATAACATTGTTGAAAAGCGAACGTGAAGGCACCTTAACAAATTGTGGATTGTCAATACTTGCAGAAGAAGCATGTGGCCATCTAAGAACTAAAGACGTCGATTACTTCATTCAATGGTCCGGTCTTATATACTTGGAAACTCATGACGAGACACTACAAT CGCACAACGTACAAAACATCTGGAATTCATCCCCAAAGGAACGTGCAGAAACAGGAAGATGCATTTATGGGCTGATTTTAGTCTCTCCTGTGCGTATCGTGGATGACTTATATTTTCATACTTTCAAATTAGAAGCAGCAAGTAGCAAATTACCTAAAGCTTTGGATAATTTTCAAGTTGGTGACTATATTATTTGTAGTACTTCTAAACGGATTGCCGTAGCTTCTGGATACATAATTAGTCATGCTAGTAACGAAATTGTTGTCTCTATTGAACGGGATTTGTCCACTAATTATGGAGCTGAAACCTTTATATTAGATCAAAATAATCTCTATAAATCCACATTTAATTTATCCAACTTAGCATTGCTTCTCTATAACGATGACCGTTGCTCGCAGTATCGCAG GATTATTATTGATCGTGAAAAGCCAACATTCTCAGATGGATTTCTCTCAAAATCTATGATTCCAAAGGCCAAGGAAATCCTGAAAAAGTTGAACCGTCATCAGAAAAACGCAGCCCTTAAGGCCGCTGCTACAAAATCCTACTGCTTATTAAAGGGTTTACCTGGAACTGGGAAAACTCAAACAATTGTTGGATTGATCAGATTGTTATCGCTCTTAGGCCATTCTATACTACTGACTAGTAATACACATTCTGCTGTTGATAATGTACTGAAGCGCCTATTGCCTTTTCAAGATCTAAAGTTTATTCGACTTGGATCAATAGATCGTATCGATCCAGCTGTAGCATCATCTGCAGAAGCTATTGTAACTGAGCATTGCGATTCTCCGGAAAAACTGAGTGAAGTATATGAACAATAC aAAATTGTTGGAGTAACGTGCCAAGGAACCGATCATCCGCTGATTAATAAACGCATCTTTGACTTTTGTATTGTGGATGAAGCGACTCAAGTTTTTCAACCTAGCCTCATTCGACCATTGTTACGTAGCAAACGATTTCTATTAGTAGGCGATCCAGAACAACTGCCTCCTGTGATCAAATCTGTTGAAGCACG CTCCCTCGGCGCATCTGAAAGTATGTTTCACAGATTGGACCAAGAAGGTTCCTTTTACATACTTCCAACACAGTATCGAATGAATCGTGTCTTGACAAAATTGGCTAACGAGTTTGCTTATAACGGTAAATTAATATGTGGAAATGATATTGTGGAAAATAACACCATTAACCTTCCGAAGCTGGAAAATATACGTAGGATATATGAAGTAGAAAGGTGGCTAATGAAAATGATATCCAATCAAATTGACTTATCAGTAGTCTTAGTGGACACTGGTAACACATATCAAATGAACCTAAACTAtagaaaattgaatgaaatatCGATTAGCATCACAGATGATCTAAGTAAAAACGTAACGAACTGCACAAACGTTTCGGAAATAGCCATTGTCGTATACGTTAGTTGGGCTTTCCTTCAAGCTGGCGTTGAACCTGAATCAATAGGTATTCTTGCACCATTTCGAGCACAGGTGGAATTAATACGAAAACACCTGAagaaattatttcaaaaacaaaaaatctctcATCACTCTTCATGTTCAAATCATAACCTAATATATACGAAGGAAAATGTTGAGCAATTGAATTACATTTGCAATATTGAAGTCAACACTATAGATCAATTTCAAGGAAAGGATAAAAAG ATAATACTATTTTCGTGcacaaaatcatcaaattTATCAGATGATACCTGGATTAACAAAGGAAAAGAACAGAGCTCTCACGGTTACGGAATATTAAGCGATAAAAGCCGATTGACTGTTGCAATTACAAGAGCCAAGGAGAAACTTATCATTATAGGCGATCGATTGACCCTGAATTCGTATGCTCCGTTCAAAAAGTTGTTTAATGTGGCGAGCAAAACCAGTAACATCAGCCTTCGTGAAAAAAAGGATGGATTTGAGTGGAATGCTCTTCTTGAATTTCTTATTTCCTTGTCAGACTAG